One window of the Syngnathoides biaculeatus isolate LvHL_M chromosome 11, ASM1980259v1, whole genome shotgun sequence genome contains the following:
- the slc26a2 gene encoding sulfate transporter has product MTPHGDASFGDKDESERHEPLVLESVPEEAGQSCQTVLLRHLKKHCSCSPQKIKSKVFDFVPILKWLPRYQLRNWLLGDVMSGLIVGILLVPQSIAYSLLAGQDPIYGLYTSFFSAIIYTLLGTSRHISVGIFGVLCLLVGQVVDRELASAGYLMEGNGDGLATGNSSAVEACDRSCYAITVAATVTFTAGVYQVLMGLFQVGFVSVYLSDSLLSGFATGASLTILTSQIKYLLGLKIQRPQGWFTLFKTWFSLLANLGHTNLCDLITSLVCLALLLPTKELNNRFKDKLKAPIPFELFVVIIATLASHFGRFNAVYGSDVAGEIPTGFLPPRLPAWSLIPAVAVDAFSIALVGFAITVSLSEMFAKKHGYRVDANQEMYAIGFCNILPSFFRCFTTSAALTKTLVKESTGCQTQVSGLVSAVVLLLVLLVIAPLFYSLQKCVLAVIIVVNLRGALRKFAEVPCMWHANRVDAAIWLITMATSALVNTELGLLVGVLVSAFCVLGRTQRAQALELGRTQDRDHYEVLSAYRGLRSHPAVAVFRYPAPIYYANQSLFKKSLYRHVGLDPVKEKTQRVKFEKKLKRQNGEQESVDGNGTAGITLALDQKPLHGLVLDCGAVLFLDSAGVDALKEVRKDYGELGVAVVLARCSPTVLDALGRGGYLPEKQGVDYCLTFFTIADAVHHVQRSSAPNCHSNGAC; this is encoded by the exons ATGACGCCTCACGGAGATGCCAGCTTCGGGGACAAGGACGAGAGCGAGCGGCACGAGCCTCTCGTCCTGGAAAGCGTGCCTGAAGAGGCAGGACAAAGCTGTCAGACCGTGTTGCTCCGCCATCTTAAGAAACACTGCTCATGCTCACCGCAGAAGATCAAGTCCAAGGTCTTTGACTTTGTCCCCATCCTGAAATGGCTGCCGCGCTACCAGTTGAGAAACTGGCTCCTCGGAGACGTCATGTCGGGACTCATTGTGGGAATCCTATTGGTACCCCAGTCAATCGCCTACTCCTTATTGGCCGGTCAGGACCCAATCTACGGGCTGTACACGTCCTTCTTCTCCGCCATCATCTACACGCTGCTGGGCACCTCCAGACACATCTCAGTGGGCATTTTCGGGGTGCTCTGCCTGCTGGTGGGGCAGGTAGTGGACCGGGAGTTGGCATCGGCGGGGTACCTCATGGAGGGCAACGGAGACGGCCTGGCGACCGGAAACAGTAGCGCGGTAGAGGCGTGCGACAGGAGCTGCTACGCGATAACCGTGGCGGCGACGGTCACCTTCACCGCGGGGGTCTACCAGGTGCTGATGGGTCTGTTCCAGGTGGGCTTTGTGTCCGTCTACCTGTCAGACTCGCTGCTCAGCGGCTTTGCCACCGGGGCGTCGCTGACCATCCTCACCTCCCAAATCAAATACCTGCTGGGGCTGAAGATCCAAAGGCCGCAGGGCTGGTTCACCCTCTTCAAGACCTGGTTCAGCCTGCTGGCCAACCTGGGTCACACCAACCTGTGCGACCTGATCACCAGCCTGGTGTGCCTGGCGCTGCTGCTGCCCACCAAGGAGCTCAACAATCGCTTCAAAGACAAGTTGAAG GCTCCGATTCCCTTCGAGCTCTTTGTGGTCATCATCGCGACACTGGCGTCCCACTTCGGTCGCTTCAACGCCGTCTACGGCTCGGACGTGGCGGGCGAGATCCCGACGGGCTTCCTGCCGCCGCGGCTACCGGCGTGGTCGCTCATCCCCGCCGTGGCGGTGGACGCCTTCTCCATCGCGCTGGTGGGCTTCGCCATCACGGTTTCGCTGTCGGAGATGTTCGCCAAGAAGCACGGCTACCGGGTGGACGCCAACCAGGAGATGTACGCCATCGGCTTCTGCAACATCCTGCCGTCGTTCTTCCGGTGCTTCACCACCAGCGCCGCCCTGACCAAGACCCTGGTCAAGGAGTCGACGGGTTGCCAGACGCAGGTGTCGGGCCTCGTCAGTGCCgtggtgctgctgctggtgcttcTGGTCATTGCGCCGCTCTTCTATTCCCTTCAGAA GTGCGTGCTGGCCGTCATCATCGTGGTTAACCTGCGCGGCGCCTTGCGCAAGTTCGCAGAGGTCCCCTGCATGTGGCACGCCAACCGCGTGGATGCCGCCATCTGGTTAATCACCATGGCCACCTCGGCGCTGGTCAACACGGAGCTGGGCCTCCTAGTGGGCGTCCTGGTGTCTGCCTTCTGCGTCCTCGGCCGGACGCAGCGGGCTCAGGCGCTTGAGCTGGGCCGGACCCAGGACAGGGACCACTACGAGGTTCTGTCGGCATACCGCGGCCTCCGCTCTCATCCGGCCGTGGCAGTCTTCAGGTATCCGGCGCCCATCTACTACGCCAACCAGAGTTTGTTTAAAAAGTCGTTGTACCGGCACGTGGGGCTCGACCCGGTGAAGGAGAAGACCCAGCGCGTCAAGTTCGAGAAGAAGCTGAAACGACAGAACGGCGAGCAGGAATCTGTCGACGGCAACGGCACAGCCGGCATCACGTTGGCGCTGGACCAGAAACCTTTACACGGCTTAGTGCTGGACTGCGGAGCCGTCTTGTTCCTGGACAGCGCCGGTGTCGACGCCCTGAAGGAAGTGCGCAAAGATTATGGCGAGCTGGGGGTGGCGGTGGTCCTGGCTCGGTGTAGCCCGACTGTTCTGGATGCCCTCGGTCGTGGAGGGTACCTTCCGGAAAAACAGGGAGTGGACTACTGCTTGACCTTCTTCACCATCGCAGATGCCGTCCATCACGTGCAGCGTTCGTCGGCGCCAAACTGTCATTCTAATGGTGCATGTTGA